In Halobaculum sp. XH14, a single genomic region encodes these proteins:
- a CDS encoding ammonium transporter, translating to MTLLQADPAVIAEGVNLMWVLVVTFLIFFMHAGFAMLEAGQVRSKNVANQLTKNLLTWSVGVTFFFLVGAGVNALVGGLTGPGSTGVASAFSVLAPGAANAWVGWLFGAVFAMTAATIVSGAVAGRMKLRAYVAYTVLLAGVIYPVVTGLTWAGGFLGAMGFHDFAGGVIVHAMGGVAGLTAAYMVGPRVDRFNDDGSVNVIPGHSLTFAALGTLILAFGWYGFNVGTAATVFSVSDGTLQLGAFATVGRVAVTTTLGMAAGAIGAAAATLYKTGKVDTLYVANGLLAGLVSVTAITDAIVWPGAVAVGLLAGIQLPIVFAFVEKRLKIDDVCAVFPVHGSAGVLGALAFPFVATEFWGGGGVGYLVSTFTTQLVGVVVILAWTVVATGVVFGVIKAMGEIRVSREHEIEGLDISEHGVNTYPEFGKPDTVTDGGFTEENGIVRADGGEEPNDGGIKLVTAFIRPDKLSDVKEGLAEIGAPSLSVTNVSGRGSQPAKKGQWRGEEYTVDLHQKVKIECVVADIPAEDVAVAIRDAARTGEPGDGKVFVLPVEDAYQIRTGEQGTVAV from the coding sequence ATGACGCTCCTCCAGGCCGACCCGGCGGTCATCGCCGAGGGGGTCAACCTCATGTGGGTGCTCGTCGTCACCTTCCTCATCTTCTTCATGCACGCCGGCTTCGCGATGCTGGAGGCCGGGCAGGTGCGCTCGAAGAACGTGGCCAACCAGCTCACGAAGAACCTCCTGACGTGGAGCGTCGGGGTGACGTTCTTCTTCCTCGTCGGCGCGGGCGTCAACGCGCTCGTCGGGGGACTGACCGGCCCCGGCTCGACCGGGGTCGCCTCGGCGTTCTCCGTCCTGGCGCCCGGCGCGGCGAACGCCTGGGTCGGCTGGCTGTTCGGCGCGGTGTTCGCCATGACGGCGGCGACCATCGTCTCCGGCGCGGTCGCCGGCCGCATGAAGCTCCGCGCGTACGTCGCGTACACCGTGCTGCTCGCGGGGGTCATCTACCCGGTCGTCACCGGCCTGACGTGGGCCGGCGGCTTCCTGGGCGCGATGGGCTTTCACGACTTCGCCGGCGGCGTCATCGTCCACGCGATGGGCGGCGTCGCGGGCCTCACGGCCGCCTACATGGTCGGCCCGCGCGTCGACCGCTTCAACGACGACGGCTCGGTGAACGTCATCCCCGGCCACTCGTTGACGTTCGCAGCGCTGGGGACGCTCATCCTGGCGTTCGGCTGGTACGGTTTCAACGTCGGCACCGCGGCGACGGTGTTCTCCGTCTCCGACGGCACCCTCCAGCTCGGCGCGTTCGCCACGGTCGGCCGCGTCGCCGTCACGACGACGCTCGGCATGGCCGCCGGCGCGATCGGCGCGGCCGCGGCCACGCTGTACAAGACCGGAAAGGTCGACACGCTGTACGTCGCCAACGGCCTGCTGGCCGGGCTTGTCAGCGTGACCGCCATCACCGACGCCATCGTCTGGCCCGGCGCCGTGGCGGTCGGGCTGCTGGCCGGCATCCAGCTCCCGATCGTCTTCGCGTTCGTCGAGAAGCGTCTGAAGATCGACGACGTCTGCGCGGTGTTCCCGGTCCACGGCTCGGCCGGCGTGCTCGGCGCGCTGGCGTTCCCGTTCGTCGCCACCGAGTTCTGGGGCGGCGGCGGCGTCGGCTACCTCGTGAGCACGTTCACCACGCAGCTCGTCGGGGTCGTCGTCATCCTCGCGTGGACGGTCGTCGCCACCGGCGTCGTCTTCGGCGTCATCAAGGCGATGGGCGAGATCCGCGTCTCGCGTGAACACGAGATCGAGGGGCTCGACATCTCCGAACACGGCGTCAACACGTACCCCGAGTTCGGCAAGCCCGACACGGTCACGGACGGCGGGTTCACCGAGGAGAACGGCATCGTGCGCGCCGACGGCGGCGAGGAACCCAACGACGGCGGAATCAAGCTCGTCACGGCGTTCATCCGCCCCGACAAGCTCTCGGACGTGAAGGAGGGGCTCGCCGAGATCGGCGCGCCCTCGCTGTCGGTCACGAACGTCTCCGGCCGCGGCTCACAGCCCGCGAAGAAGGGCCAGTGGCGCGGCGAGGAGTACACCGTCGACCTCCACCAGAAGGTAAAGATCGAGTGCGTCGTCGCCGACATCCCGGCCGAGGACGTCGCGGTCGCGATCCGCGACGCCGCCCGGACGGGCGAACCCGGTGACGGCAAGGTGTTCGTCCTCCCGGTCGAGGACGCCTACCAGATCCGCACCGGCGAACAGGGGACCGTGGCCGTGTAA
- the hemL gene encoding glutamate-1-semialdehyde 2,1-aminomutase has protein sequence MNHDRSRDLYDRALSVLAGGVNSSVRASMPYPFFVEKGDGAHVVDADGNRYVDYVMGYGPLLFGHDLPDPVTAAIQKHASQGPMYGAPTEIEVELAEFVARHVPSVEMLRFVNSGTEATISAVRLARGYTGRDKIVVMQGGYHGAQESTLVETDDGPSHTHPSSPGIPESFAEHTIAVPFNDEEAVRAVFAEHGEEIAAVLTEPVLGNTGIVHPVEGYHEALRDLCDEHGSLLVFDEVITGFRVGGLQCAQGKFGITPDLTTFGKIVGGGFPVGAIGGRAEIIEHFTPAGDVFQSGTFSGHPVTMAAGYETLTFAAEHDVYDHVNGLADRLRSGIQDVCEDHAPEYTVVGTDSMFKTVFTREAPETFEGHCEGGCTQRESCPRYELCPKNGADVNAAATDRWERVFWQEMKERGVWLTANQFESQFVSYAHTEEDVERTLEAYKEAL, from the coding sequence GTGAACCACGACCGCTCCCGCGACCTGTACGACCGGGCGCTGTCCGTCCTCGCGGGCGGCGTCAACTCCTCGGTTCGGGCGAGCATGCCGTACCCGTTCTTCGTCGAGAAGGGCGACGGCGCCCACGTCGTCGACGCCGACGGGAACCGCTACGTCGACTACGTCATGGGCTATGGCCCGCTGCTGTTCGGCCACGACCTCCCCGACCCCGTCACCGCGGCGATCCAGAAACACGCCAGCCAGGGGCCGATGTACGGCGCGCCGACCGAGATCGAGGTGGAACTCGCGGAGTTCGTGGCCCGCCACGTCCCGTCGGTGGAGATGCTCCGGTTCGTCAACAGCGGGACGGAGGCGACCATCTCGGCGGTCCGGCTCGCGCGTGGCTACACCGGCCGCGACAAGATCGTCGTGATGCAGGGCGGCTACCACGGCGCCCAGGAGTCGACGCTGGTCGAGACCGACGACGGCCCGTCCCACACCCACCCGTCCTCGCCCGGCATCCCCGAGTCGTTCGCCGAGCACACCATCGCCGTCCCGTTCAACGACGAGGAAGCCGTGCGGGCGGTGTTCGCCGAACACGGCGAGGAGATCGCCGCGGTCCTGACCGAACCCGTCCTCGGCAACACCGGCATCGTCCACCCCGTCGAGGGCTACCACGAGGCGCTCCGGGACCTCTGTGACGAGCACGGCTCGCTGCTCGTGTTCGACGAGGTGATCACCGGCTTCCGCGTCGGCGGCCTCCAGTGCGCCCAGGGGAAGTTCGGGATCACCCCCGACCTCACGACGTTCGGCAAGATCGTCGGCGGCGGGTTCCCCGTCGGCGCGATCGGCGGTCGCGCCGAGATAATCGAGCATTTCACGCCCGCCGGCGACGTGTTCCAGTCGGGCACCTTCTCGGGCCACCCGGTGACGATGGCGGCGGGCTACGAGACGCTCACGTTCGCCGCCGAGCACGACGTCTACGACCACGTGAACGGGCTCGCCGACCGGCTCCGCTCCGGCATCCAGGACGTCTGCGAGGACCACGCCCCCGAGTACACCGTCGTCGGCACCGACTCGATGTTCAAGACGGTGTTCACCCGCGAGGCCCCCGAGACGTTCGAGGGTCACTGCGAGGGCGGCTGTACACAGCGCGAGTCGTGCCCGCGGTACGAACTGTGTCCCAAGAACGGCGCGGACGTGAACGCGGCGGCGACTGATCGCTGGGAGCGCGTGTTCTGGCAGGAGATGAAGGAACGGGGCGTCTGGCTCACGGCGAACCAGTTCGAATCGCAGTTCGTTTCATATGCTCATACTGAGGAGGATGTCGAGCGCACGCTGGAGGCGTACAAAGAGGCGCTCTGA
- a CDS encoding MazG-like family protein: MDEQEQVAAFLDRHDLTGEPAYRILDLASEVGEIAKDATTSTGYGADPDALDVSTDELGDALFSLLAVCEALDVDAGDALREAIDKYDRRMAETGDPGSGE; this comes from the coding sequence ATGGACGAACAGGAGCAGGTGGCGGCGTTTCTCGACCGCCACGACCTGACCGGCGAGCCCGCGTACCGAATCCTCGATCTGGCCTCCGAGGTCGGCGAGATCGCGAAGGACGCGACGACCTCGACGGGCTACGGCGCGGACCCGGACGCGCTCGACGTGTCCACCGACGAACTCGGCGACGCGCTGTTCTCGCTGCTCGCGGTCTGTGAGGCGCTCGACGTCGACGCGGGCGACGCCCTCCGGGAGGCCATCGACAAGTACGACCGCCGGATGGCCGAGACGGGCGACCCTGGCTCTGGCGAGTAG
- the rpiA gene encoding ribose-5-phosphate isomerase RpiA, with product MKNTDGTEAAKRAAGESAADLVADGDLVGLGTGSTAAHAVRRLGERVDSGLDARGVATSYQSRELAREAGVPLESLADVARVDVAIDGADQVADGDLVKGGGAAHAREKVVDAAADRFVVVADDSKLADALSHPVPVEVLPDARATVRDALRGAGGEPTLRAAERKDGPVVSDNGNLVFDCDFGTVSDPDGLAVRLSAMPGVLEHGLFVGLADELHVGAADGSVSTRSLR from the coding sequence ATGAAGAACACCGACGGCACCGAGGCGGCCAAACGCGCCGCGGGCGAGTCGGCGGCCGACCTCGTCGCCGACGGCGACCTCGTCGGGCTCGGCACGGGCAGCACGGCGGCCCACGCCGTCCGCCGGCTCGGCGAGCGCGTCGACTCGGGCCTCGACGCCCGGGGCGTCGCCACCTCCTACCAGTCGCGCGAACTGGCCCGCGAGGCCGGCGTCCCGCTGGAATCGCTCGCGGACGTCGCCCGGGTCGACGTCGCCATCGACGGCGCGGACCAGGTCGCGGACGGCGACCTCGTGAAGGGCGGCGGGGCGGCACACGCCCGCGAGAAGGTGGTGGACGCGGCGGCCGACCGCTTCGTCGTCGTCGCCGACGACTCCAAGCTGGCGGACGCGCTCTCGCACCCGGTCCCCGTCGAGGTGCTGCCCGACGCCCGTGCGACCGTCCGGGACGCGCTCCGGGGGGCGGGCGGGGAGCCGACGCTCCGTGCCGCCGAACGCAAGGACGGCCCCGTCGTCAGCGACAACGGCAACCTCGTGTTCGACTGCGACTTCGGGACCGTATCGGACCCGGACGGGCTGGCCGTCCGGCTCTCGGCGATGCCGGGCGTGCTGGAGCACGGCCTGTTCGTCGGGCTCGCGGACGAACTGCACGTGGGGGCGGCCGACGGGAGCGTCTCGACGCGGTCGCTGCGCTGA
- a CDS encoding DUF1931 domain-containing protein, whose product MADLIVKAAVKEYLNDKNVASDFYDALDGEVSELLEDAARRAEENDRKTVQPRDL is encoded by the coding sequence ATGGCAGACCTCATCGTCAAGGCAGCCGTCAAGGAGTACCTGAACGACAAGAACGTCGCGTCGGATTTCTACGACGCGCTCGACGGGGAAGTGTCCGAGCTGCTCGAAGACGCCGCCCGCCGCGCGGAGGAGAACGACCGGAAGACGGTTCAGCCGCGCGACCTGTAA
- the larB gene encoding nickel pincer cofactor biosynthesis protein LarB produces the protein MRETLDALAAGDLTPAEAEARLRGYATADLSAAADPADSTDAADGSRASTADGSTTAGGGGASGSAATRTALFDASRERRRGLPEGILAEGKTPAETAALAETALETTGRALVTRADDRTADRVRTSLAAVAPDATVERDARARTVVATVPDFERPEIDATVAVVTGGTADAAAAGEAAVVAREAGPDVKLIEDVGVANLDRMLDAVGEFRDADSLVVAAGREGALPTVVAGLVDVPVVGLPVSSGYGAGGDGRAALLGLLQSCTVLSTVNVDAGFVAGAQAALVARSVARARTGG, from the coding sequence ATGAGAGAGACGCTCGACGCGCTCGCGGCCGGGGACCTCACGCCCGCCGAGGCCGAGGCCCGGCTCCGGGGCTACGCCACCGCCGACCTCTCGGCAGCCGCCGACCCGGCAGATTCCACCGACGCCGCCGACGGCTCCCGGGCCAGCACCGCTGACGGATCCACGACCGCCGGCGGGGGCGGAGCATCCGGGAGCGCCGCGACGAGAACCGCGCTGTTCGACGCCAGCAGGGAGCGCCGCCGCGGCCTCCCGGAGGGCATCCTGGCCGAGGGGAAGACGCCCGCCGAGACCGCCGCGCTGGCGGAGACGGCCCTGGAGACGACCGGCCGCGCGCTGGTCACCCGGGCGGACGACCGGACGGCCGACCGGGTCCGCACGTCGCTCGCGGCGGTCGCCCCCGACGCGACCGTCGAGCGCGACGCCCGGGCGCGGACGGTCGTCGCCACCGTCCCCGACTTCGAGCGCCCCGAGATCGACGCGACCGTCGCGGTCGTCACCGGCGGGACGGCCGACGCCGCCGCGGCGGGCGAGGCCGCGGTCGTCGCCCGCGAGGCCGGCCCGGACGTGAAACTGATCGAGGACGTCGGCGTCGCAAACCTCGACCGCATGCTCGACGCAGTCGGGGAGTTCCGGGACGCGGACAGCCTCGTCGTCGCGGCCGGGCGGGAGGGCGCGCTCCCGACCGTCGTCGCCGGACTGGTGGACGTGCCGGTCGTCGGGCTGCCGGTCTCGTCGGGCTACGGCGCCGGCGGCGACGGGCGGGCGGCGCTGCTCGGCCTCCTGCAGTCCTGTACGGTGCTCTCGACGGTCAACGTCGACGCCGGGTTCGTCGCCGGGGCGCAGGCGGCCCTCGTCGCGAGATCCGTGGCACGTGCCCGCACGGGCGGCTGA
- a CDS encoding DUF7563 family protein, whose amino-acid sequence MPRCDNCGSHVSDRFVRVFSDEHGRLNACPSCSANAGIAEVARERTRVDD is encoded by the coding sequence ATGCCACGCTGCGACAACTGCGGGTCGCACGTCTCGGACCGCTTTGTCCGCGTGTTCAGCGACGAGCACGGGCGACTCAACGCCTGTCCGTCGTGTTCCGCGAACGCGGGGATCGCCGAAGTGGCGCGAGAACGGACCCGCGTCGACGACTGA
- a CDS encoding GIY-YIG nuclease family protein, with product MTDHFVYLLECADGSFYTGYTTDVERRVAEHDAGEGAKYTRGRTPVELVHVEAFDSKSAAMAREYDVKQLSRRRKERLVGED from the coding sequence GTGACCGACCACTTCGTCTACCTCCTCGAGTGTGCCGACGGCAGCTTCTACACCGGCTACACGACCGACGTGGAGCGGCGCGTCGCGGAACACGACGCCGGCGAGGGCGCGAAGTACACCCGCGGTCGCACCCCGGTCGAACTGGTCCACGTGGAGGCGTTCGACTCGAAGTCGGCCGCGATGGCCCGCGAGTACGACGTCAAACAGCTCTCCCGGCGGCGGAAGGAGCGACTCGTCGGGGAGGACTGA
- a CDS encoding NADPH-dependent FMN reductase — protein MAEAPRVVAVCGSRRDGSYTRAALHYALDSAAEYGAETDYIDLGDPAVDAPLYDPDRDVAEAGDVADLLERMRAADGVLLGSPVYHGSYSSAFRSFHDWCSFDEYEDTVVGLFAAAGGGSYESTLAHMRATVRGVHGWTVPLQVGLRNARDRFEKRDGPGEGIGAESRYEFVDDALRERTLKLGRRVAHYAGHKDEFLDVP, from the coding sequence ATGGCAGAGGCACCTCGTGTGGTCGCGGTCTGTGGCTCGCGCCGCGACGGGAGCTACACCCGCGCCGCGCTCCACTACGCGCTCGATTCGGCCGCCGAGTACGGCGCGGAGACCGACTACATCGACCTGGGCGACCCGGCGGTCGACGCGCCGCTGTACGACCCCGACCGAGACGTCGCCGAGGCCGGCGACGTCGCGGACCTGCTCGAACGGATGCGGGCCGCCGACGGCGTCCTCCTCGGCTCGCCGGTGTACCACGGCTCGTACTCCTCGGCGTTCCGCAGCTTCCACGACTGGTGCTCGTTCGACGAGTACGAGGACACCGTCGTCGGGCTGTTCGCCGCGGCCGGGGGCGGCTCCTACGAGTCGACGCTGGCACACATGCGGGCGACGGTCAGGGGCGTCCACGGCTGGACCGTGCCGCTCCAGGTCGGCCTCCGGAACGCCCGCGACCGCTTCGAGAAGCGCGACGGCCCGGGCGAGGGCATCGGTGCCGAGTCCCGCTACGAGTTCGTCGACGACGCGCTCCGCGAGCGCACGCTGAAGCTCGGCCGGCGGGTCGCCCACTACGCCGGCCACAAGGACGAGTTCCTGGACGTGCCGTAA
- a CDS encoding phosphoglucomutase/phosphomannomutase family protein, whose translation MDTDAIAFGTDGWRATLDTFTDERVRAVGQAVADYLDEAGESGPVLVGYDARPTSEGFADSLAAVLSGNGFDVLLPERDCPTPLVAHAIVERGAAGAMMLTASHNPPEYNGVKFVPSDGAPALPEVTERIEANLREPDPAASADERGEIERVDLVSPHAEHARDLVDADLSGLTVAYDAMHGSGRGVTDALLESAGADVIRLRCERDAEFGGSPPEPSADNLAALVEAVERGDADLGIANDGDADRLAVVTPQGGFLDENLFFAATYDGMLDEQSGPAVRTVSTTFLIDRVAEAHGEDVFETAVGFKWVARAIAEHDALIGGEESGGFTVRGHVREKDGVLMALFAAALEADEPYDERVDRLEGEHGRIVADKTSVDCPDDEKARVIDELAEHIPDEVAGQAVADVVTVDGFKLLLADGSWMLVRPSGTEPKMRIYAESSSAERSRAILADGRELVAPLV comes from the coding sequence ATGGACACCGACGCCATCGCCTTCGGGACGGACGGCTGGCGGGCGACGCTCGACACGTTCACCGACGAGCGCGTCCGCGCGGTCGGACAGGCGGTCGCCGACTACCTGGACGAGGCCGGCGAGTCCGGCCCGGTCCTCGTCGGCTACGACGCCCGCCCGACGAGCGAGGGGTTCGCCGACTCGCTCGCCGCGGTGCTCTCGGGCAACGGCTTCGACGTGCTGCTCCCCGAGCGGGACTGCCCGACGCCGCTGGTCGCCCACGCCATCGTCGAGCGCGGCGCGGCGGGCGCGATGATGCTCACCGCCTCGCACAACCCGCCGGAGTACAACGGCGTGAAGTTCGTCCCGAGCGACGGCGCGCCGGCGCTCCCCGAGGTGACCGAGCGAATCGAGGCGAACCTCCGCGAACCCGACCCGGCGGCGTCCGCCGACGAACGTGGGGAGATCGAGCGCGTCGACCTCGTGAGTCCCCACGCCGAGCACGCCCGTGACCTCGTCGACGCCGACCTCTCCGGGCTGACGGTCGCCTACGACGCGATGCACGGCAGCGGGCGCGGCGTCACCGACGCCCTCCTCGAATCTGCCGGGGCCGACGTGATCCGCCTCCGCTGCGAGCGGGACGCCGAGTTCGGCGGGTCGCCGCCGGAACCGAGCGCCGACAACCTCGCGGCGCTCGTCGAGGCGGTCGAACGCGGCGACGCCGACCTGGGCATCGCCAACGACGGCGACGCCGACCGTCTCGCGGTCGTCACCCCCCAGGGCGGCTTCCTCGACGAGAACCTGTTCTTCGCGGCGACGTACGACGGCATGCTGGACGAGCAGTCCGGCCCCGCCGTCCGCACCGTCTCGACGACGTTCCTCATCGACCGCGTCGCGGAGGCGCACGGCGAGGACGTCTTCGAGACGGCGGTCGGGTTCAAGTGGGTCGCGCGGGCCATCGCCGAGCACGACGCCCTCATCGGCGGCGAGGAGTCGGGCGGGTTCACCGTCCGCGGGCACGTCCGTGAGAAGGACGGCGTGCTGATGGCGCTGTTCGCGGCCGCACTGGAGGCCGACGAGCCGTACGACGAGCGCGTCGACCGCCTCGAGGGCGAACACGGTCGCATCGTCGCGGACAAGACCAGCGTCGACTGCCCGGACGACGAGAAGGCGCGGGTCATCGACGAACTCGCCGAGCACATTCCCGACGAGGTGGCCGGGCAGGCGGTCGCCGACGTGGTGACCGTCGACGGCTTCAAGCTGCTGCTGGCGGACGGCTCCTGGATGCTCGTCCGGCCGAGCGGGACGGAGCCGAAGATGCGCATCTACGCCGAGTCGAGTTCCGCGGAGCGCTCGCGGGCGATTCTTGCGGACGGGCGGGAGCTAGTCGCGCCGCTCGTGTAG
- a CDS encoding GNAT family N-acetyltransferase yields MTDSDGGTDASRTAVRDATPDDALDVRRVLNGALLDVPDDLEHRLRAGEVLVSVDDGTVTGALVLDGSHVEAVAVRRRRRGGGIGGDLVRTAAERADGTLTADFRADIAPFYESLGFEVESDEENASEEHRLRGALHERRD; encoded by the coding sequence ATGACAGATTCCGATGGCGGGACCGACGCCAGCAGGACGGCGGTTCGAGACGCGACCCCGGACGACGCGCTCGACGTTCGGCGAGTCCTGAACGGCGCGCTGCTAGACGTCCCCGACGACCTCGAGCACCGACTCCGTGCGGGCGAGGTGCTCGTCTCGGTCGACGACGGCACCGTCACCGGCGCGCTCGTGCTCGACGGGAGCCACGTCGAAGCCGTCGCCGTCCGGCGTCGTCGCCGCGGGGGAGGGATCGGCGGCGACCTCGTCCGAACCGCGGCCGAGCGCGCGGACGGGACGCTCACGGCCGACTTCCGCGCGGACATCGCGCCGTTCTACGAGTCGCTGGGGTTCGAGGTCGAGAGCGACGAGGAGAATGCGTCGGAGGAGCACAGACTGCGCGGCGCCCTACACGAGCGGCGCGACTAG
- the samp2 gene encoding ubiquitin-like small modifier protein SAMP2: protein MDVTVEVVGEGTEDVSVDADATYADLCRAVGYSPHEVTALVDGSPVPDDRAVDASRVKVLRLIKGG, encoded by the coding sequence ATGGACGTGACCGTCGAGGTCGTCGGCGAGGGGACCGAGGACGTCTCCGTCGACGCCGACGCGACGTACGCCGACCTCTGCCGGGCCGTGGGCTACTCCCCGCACGAGGTGACGGCGCTGGTCGACGGCTCGCCGGTCCCCGACGACCGCGCGGTCGACGCGAGTCGGGTGAAGGTGCTCCGACTCATCAAGGGCGGATGA
- a CDS encoding bactofilin family protein has protein sequence MSTSAPRTTRVALVGACCLVLLGGAVGGGIAAVATPATAAGTQSSTENANATGVPSGPFTTVAVAPNETVAGDVTASGGRVVVAGTVEGDLRAYGGVVVLTEGAVVTGDAQAFGGRVLLAGEVRGPVTAYGGTVEVAGTGSVGDVNAGGETVTIAGETGDATVLGATAVLAEGATVGGDFEYDARLRDRGGTVAGERRPTDALLGPAGVAIRLAGWLPVLLPLLGGLLGVALARVDPRTETLAAGVADAPARTLGRGVGVALASMLGVVLVAATVVGLPLLGLLVPLLLAGVLLSLAVGTLAVGRAVAGRFSTNRVSTASATLLVAIAAAALGLLHVLGSVGILSLALLGTGTAPRVRSR, from the coding sequence GTGTCGACCAGTGCCCCCCGCACGACCCGCGTCGCGCTCGTCGGGGCGTGCTGTCTCGTCCTTCTGGGCGGCGCGGTCGGCGGGGGCATCGCCGCCGTCGCCACACCCGCTACGGCCGCGGGCACCCAGTCATCGACCGAGAACGCTAACGCCACCGGCGTCCCGTCCGGGCCGTTCACCACCGTCGCGGTCGCCCCGAACGAGACGGTCGCGGGCGACGTGACCGCGAGCGGCGGCCGCGTCGTCGTCGCCGGCACGGTCGAGGGCGACCTCCGGGCGTACGGCGGGGTCGTCGTGCTGACCGAGGGCGCGGTCGTGACCGGCGACGCGCAGGCGTTCGGCGGGCGCGTGCTCCTCGCAGGTGAGGTCCGCGGCCCGGTCACCGCCTACGGCGGCACCGTCGAGGTCGCCGGGACCGGGAGCGTCGGCGACGTCAACGCCGGCGGCGAGACGGTCACCATCGCGGGCGAGACGGGCGACGCGACGGTGCTCGGCGCGACGGCCGTGCTGGCCGAGGGCGCGACCGTGGGCGGCGACTTCGAGTACGACGCACGGCTCCGGGACCGCGGCGGCACTGTGGCCGGCGAGCGCCGGCCGACCGACGCATTGCTCGGCCCGGCCGGGGTCGCGATCCGGCTGGCCGGCTGGCTGCCCGTGCTGCTCCCGCTTCTGGGCGGCCTGCTCGGGGTGGCGCTCGCCCGCGTGGACCCGCGGACCGAGACGCTGGCCGCAGGGGTCGCCGACGCGCCGGCACGGACGCTCGGCCGCGGCGTCGGCGTCGCGCTCGCCTCGATGCTCGGCGTCGTCCTCGTCGCCGCCACGGTCGTCGGCCTGCCGCTGCTCGGCCTGCTCGTCCCGCTGCTGCTCGCGGGCGTGCTGCTCTCGCTGGCGGTCGGAACGCTGGCCGTCGGCCGCGCCGTCGCCGGGCGGTTTTCCACGAACCGGGTTTCGACGGCGTCCGCCACGCTTCTCGTCGCGATCGCGGCCGCCGCGCTCGGGTTACTGCACGTGCTCGGCTCCGTCGGAATCCTGTCGCTCGCGCTCCTGGGTACGGGGACCGCACCGCGGGTCCGGTCGCGGTGA